In a genomic window of Leptolyngbya sp. SIO1E4:
- a CDS encoding cupin domain-containing protein gives MSAPPNSSFPHPLIPAEAIADLPEQVFIHPLNSNAIRHTKSLATATGCLHLGVHLVRVASGHDSTEYHRHRGEEEFIYILSGRGIAEIGTETFEVKPGDFMGFPPDSLAHSMHNPFTEDLVYLMGGTNLDYDVCDYPKQGKRMYRVGDRRDYVTLESSASP, from the coding sequence ATGTCTGCACCCCCGAATTCTTCTTTCCCCCACCCGCTGATCCCTGCCGAAGCCATCGCTGATTTGCCAGAGCAGGTCTTTATCCATCCGTTGAATTCGAATGCGATTCGCCATACCAAGTCTTTAGCAACGGCGACGGGCTGTCTTCACTTGGGTGTGCATCTGGTGCGAGTTGCCTCAGGACATGACTCCACAGAGTATCACCGTCATCGAGGAGAAGAAGAGTTCATTTACATCCTGTCAGGACGAGGCATTGCTGAAATCGGCACCGAAACGTTTGAGGTGAAACCCGGTGACTTTATGGGGTTTCCGCCAGACAGTTTGGCCCACAGCATGCACAATCCTTTTACCGAGGATCTGGTGTATCTCATGGGGGGCACTAATCTCGACTACGACGTGTGTGATTATCCTAAGCAGGGCAAACGCATGTATCGGGTGGGCGATCGCCGAGACTATGTCACGTTAGAGTCATCCGCCTCGCCCTGA
- a CDS encoding PAS domain S-box protein produces MFTRTTALSLVELKSSIVREPLTVSPDVRVIDAIAQMSSVRAYRDFTQTENTPLDDLHLEVRSSCVVVVDAEQVVGILTTQDVVRLSAQQQPLDRLVMRQVMAHPVVTLRESEFTHLLSAIDLLQQHRIHHLPIVDEQARLVGLVTQASVRQAATHQHLQKELNKRQHIEALLLESEQRYASLIAAAPVGIFRSDAMGRCTYVNDHYCQITGLTLESVFGDGWQQGLHPEDRAWVIAAWSQAVRAERSFQLEHRYLHPDGGIRWVYTQSMAERDAAGRVVGYVGTLIDISERARLEAERKQAEAALRESETRWQFALEGAGDGVWDWNTQTNTVFFSPQWKAMLGYADHEVGNHLEDWDDRAHPEDKAQCYVDLNKHISGETPIYQNEHRVRCKDGSYKWILARGKVIEWSPDGKPLRIIGTHTDISDRKRAEAALRQSELTNRIIIETIPDLLIQMDWQGNYSRMLGGSGVRVKYPSASSTKPEVHDVLPPPLAEQRLYYTNQALESGRLQIYEQNFDVDGEQRCEEVRIAPLNEQEVLVIIRDITERKKAERQLQNLISGTAATTGQNFFPALVSHIVDALNVSHALVTEQVGDKLRTLGFWANDALRPTYTYNLRQTPCERVLQAGEFYCECSVQQMFPEDLDLVEMEAESYLGVALHDAQGKVIGHLCILNKQPIRDPQRAEQILQVFAARAAAELERQRTRTSLEQLNQALEAKVEERTIALQEREARYRALVDVIPDLLIRLHADGTYLDVISGSGVKLFDPERIKAGVNIYDVTSFEHAHQRMVYARQALRTREVQFYEYEVILDGELRFEEARIVAIQAEEVLVIVRDITDRKAAEKALRESQQFLQTVLDTFPLSVFWKDRNLIYQGCNRNFMRDAGLTSVTDIIGKTDYDLPWRAAEAEAYRAGDRDVMDAVITKIGIVETQLQADGNQVWLETNKLPLHNLRGEVVGVLGTYQDITDRKQAEAQIRSLLNRTQLLNRISSEIRDSLDLDIILQTSVNAIFSELSADICTFAWHQEDDNINLWEVIKEQKIPDLPSWIGSYQLDQFPELLNHILEDRVYRVDRLETLGDRRLKAALAAVNIEAYLCLPIHTVGGKVGSLQLGRISNEHPWQDEEIKLLQDIGNQVAIAIYQAQLYEESQAKTKKLRQSYQELKGAQLQLIQSEKMSSLGQLVAGIAHEINNPMSFIYGNLTLASDYAEDLANLIRIYQENYPNPPQAISDFTRQADIGYTLDDFPKLLASMETGATRIRDIVQSLRTFSRLDQSNYKAVDIHENIDNTLVILQNRLNGRAGKPEIQVIKNYGELPLIECYSGLLNQVIMNLLVNAIDAIEEKQVNAASGYSGYIAITTATVSDGKINISIQDNGTGILPETQAKIFNPFFTTKPTGVGTGMGLSISYQIVTGDHQGWLSCHSVPGEGTEFVIELWQSIPYGSTKAASSQGEADDSNVT; encoded by the coding sequence ATGTTCACTCGCACCACGGCTCTCTCCCTGGTAGAACTGAAATCTTCAATTGTCCGGGAGCCTCTGACGGTTTCACCTGATGTGAGGGTCATTGATGCGATCGCTCAAATGAGCAGCGTCAGAGCCTACCGTGACTTCACGCAAACAGAAAATACCCCCCTGGATGACCTGCATTTAGAGGTTCGATCAAGCTGCGTGGTGGTTGTGGACGCGGAACAGGTGGTCGGAATTTTAACCACCCAGGATGTGGTGCGTCTGAGCGCCCAGCAACAGCCTCTTGATCGCTTAGTGATGCGGCAGGTGATGGCTCATCCGGTGGTCACCTTGCGCGAATCTGAGTTTACCCATTTGTTATCTGCCATCGACTTACTGCAACAGCACCGCATTCACCATTTGCCCATTGTGGATGAGCAAGCTCGCCTGGTGGGGTTAGTCACCCAAGCCAGCGTGCGGCAAGCTGCCACCCACCAACACTTACAGAAGGAGTTGAATAAACGGCAACATATTGAAGCCCTACTTCTAGAAAGTGAACAGCGGTATGCCTCTTTGATCGCAGCCGCTCCAGTCGGGATTTTTCGCAGCGATGCCATGGGCCGCTGCACCTATGTCAACGATCATTACTGTCAGATTACTGGACTCACCCTAGAAAGTGTGTTCGGAGACGGATGGCAACAGGGGTTACACCCAGAAGATCGCGCCTGGGTCATTGCGGCGTGGTCTCAAGCAGTCCGGGCAGAACGCTCCTTTCAACTCGAACATCGCTATCTGCATCCCGATGGGGGCATCCGGTGGGTCTACACCCAATCAATGGCTGAACGGGATGCCGCAGGGCGAGTCGTTGGCTATGTCGGCACACTCATCGACATTAGTGAGAGAGCGCGACTCGAAGCAGAACGCAAGCAAGCCGAAGCCGCCCTCAGGGAAAGCGAAACCCGCTGGCAGTTTGCGTTGGAAGGGGCTGGAGATGGGGTCTGGGATTGGAACACCCAGACCAATACCGTGTTCTTTTCGCCGCAATGGAAAGCCATGCTGGGGTATGCCGACCACGAAGTAGGCAATCACCTGGAGGACTGGGATGACCGGGCGCATCCTGAGGATAAAGCCCAGTGTTATGTCGACCTGAACAAACATATCAGCGGCGAGACTCCCATCTATCAGAATGAACATCGGGTTCGATGCAAAGACGGCAGCTATAAATGGATTCTGGCCCGTGGCAAGGTCATTGAATGGTCTCCCGATGGTAAGCCGCTGAGGATAATTGGCACCCATACAGATATCAGCGATCGCAAACGAGCCGAAGCTGCCCTCAGGCAGAGCGAATTAACCAACCGCATCATCATTGAAACCATCCCCGACCTGCTGATACAGATGGACTGGCAAGGGAATTACAGCCGCATGCTAGGAGGCAGCGGCGTTCGCGTCAAATATCCGTCTGCGTCGTCTACGAAACCAGAAGTCCATGACGTCTTACCCCCTCCCCTAGCCGAGCAGCGACTCTATTACACGAACCAAGCCCTTGAGAGTGGCCGCTTACAGATTTACGAGCAAAATTTCGACGTCGACGGCGAACAGCGCTGCGAAGAGGTTCGCATTGCTCCCCTCAATGAGCAAGAGGTGTTGGTGATTATTCGAGATATCACCGAGCGGAAAAAAGCCGAACGACAGCTACAAAACCTAATCTCAGGAACCGCTGCGACAACCGGACAGAACTTTTTCCCGGCATTAGTCAGCCACATTGTAGACGCCTTAAATGTCTCCCACGCCCTGGTAACTGAACAGGTAGGCGACAAGCTGCGCACCTTAGGATTTTGGGCCAACGACGCTCTACGCCCCACCTATACCTATAATCTGCGTCAAACCCCTTGTGAACGGGTATTACAAGCGGGGGAATTTTACTGCGAATGTTCGGTTCAGCAGATGTTCCCTGAGGATTTAGACCTCGTCGAGATGGAGGCAGAGAGCTATCTAGGTGTGGCCTTACATGATGCCCAGGGCAAGGTCATTGGTCATCTATGCATCCTCAATAAGCAACCCATCCGGGACCCACAACGAGCAGAACAAATTCTGCAAGTCTTTGCTGCCCGAGCCGCCGCTGAGCTAGAGCGGCAACGGACGAGGACATCGTTAGAACAACTCAACCAAGCCCTAGAAGCCAAAGTCGAAGAACGCACCATCGCCCTCCAAGAGCGAGAAGCCCGTTATCGAGCCTTGGTGGACGTCATCCCTGATCTCCTCATCCGCCTGCATGCCGATGGCACTTACCTCGACGTGATATCGGGCAGCGGGGTTAAGCTATTCGACCCAGAGCGAATTAAAGCAGGCGTCAACATTTATGATGTGACGTCTTTCGAACATGCACACCAGCGGATGGTCTATGCTCGACAAGCCCTGCGAACCCGAGAGGTTCAGTTTTATGAATATGAGGTCATCCTGGATGGTGAACTTCGTTTCGAGGAAGCACGGATTGTTGCTATCCAAGCGGAAGAAGTTCTGGTCATTGTTCGAGACATCACCGATCGCAAAGCCGCTGAGAAAGCCCTACGAGAGTCTCAACAATTTCTGCAAACGGTACTCGATACGTTCCCGCTTTCCGTCTTTTGGAAAGATAGAAACTTAATTTATCAAGGCTGTAACCGCAACTTTATGAGGGATGCAGGGCTGACATCGGTTACAGATATCATCGGCAAGACAGACTATGACTTGCCCTGGAGGGCCGCAGAAGCTGAGGCGTATCGGGCTGGTGATCGAGACGTGATGGACGCTGTCATTACCAAGATTGGGATTGTTGAAACCCAACTGCAGGCAGATGGAAACCAGGTCTGGCTAGAAACCAATAAATTGCCGCTTCATAACCTGAGGGGTGAGGTTGTGGGTGTTTTGGGAACGTATCAGGACATTACTGACCGGAAACAAGCCGAAGCTCAAATTCGCTCCCTCCTCAATCGAACTCAATTATTAAATCGGATTAGCTCTGAAATTCGTGATTCGCTGGATCTAGATATCATCTTACAAACATCGGTCAATGCCATCTTTTCTGAATTATCGGCCGATATTTGTACCTTTGCATGGCATCAAGAAGATGACAATATCAACCTGTGGGAAGTGATCAAAGAGCAAAAAATTCCTGACTTGCCCAGTTGGATAGGGTCCTATCAACTTGATCAGTTTCCTGAACTTTTAAACCATATTCTGGAAGATCGCGTTTATCGAGTAGATAGGTTAGAAACGCTCGGTGACAGGCGCCTCAAAGCCGCACTTGCAGCCGTCAACATTGAGGCCTATCTTTGCTTACCCATTCACACCGTTGGGGGTAAGGTTGGCAGTCTGCAGCTAGGTCGCATTTCTAATGAACACCCCTGGCAGGATGAAGAGATTAAGCTTTTGCAGGATATTGGCAATCAAGTCGCGATCGCCATCTACCAAGCACAACTCTATGAAGAATCCCAAGCCAAAACCAAAAAACTGCGGCAGTCTTACCAAGAACTCAAGGGAGCCCAATTACAGTTAATTCAGTCGGAAAAAATGTCTAGCCTGGGGCAGCTAGTGGCAGGCATTGCCCATGAAATCAACAACCCGATGAGTTTTATTTATGGCAATTTAACTCTGGCATCAGACTATGCTGAGGATCTTGCAAATTTAATTCGTATCTATCAAGAAAATTACCCGAATCCACCGCAGGCAATCTCTGATTTCACTCGCCAGGCTGATATCGGCTACACCTTAGATGATTTCCCCAAGCTGCTGGCTTCCATGGAAACGGGTGCAACCCGTATTCGGGACATTGTTCAATCGTTGCGGACGTTCTCTCGGTTAGATCAGTCAAACTACAAAGCCGTCGATATCCATGAAAATATCGACAATACCCTGGTGATTTTACAAAATCGCTTGAATGGTCGGGCCGGTAAACCCGAGATTCAGGTGATCAAGAATTATGGTGAGCTACCCCTGATTGAGTGCTATAGCGGCTTGCTCAACCAGGTGATTATGAATTTGCTCGTCAATGCCATTGATGCCATTGAGGAGAAGCAGGTCAATGCAGCATCAGGTTACTCGGGATATATTGCCATTACTACGGCAACCGTTTCAGACGGTAAAATCAACATCTCAATTCAGGACAATGGCACTGGTATTCTGCCCGAAACCCAGGCCAAGATTTTTAATCCCTTTTTCACAACTAAACCCACGGGGGTCGGCACGGGCATGGGCTTGTCCATCAGTTACCAAATCGTAACCGGCGATCACCAGGGGTGGCTCTCTTGCCATTCAGTCCCTGGAGAAGGCACTGAGTTTGTCATTGAGCTATGGCAGTCAATCCCCTATGGCTCCACAAAAGCAGCCTCTAGTCAGGGCGAGGCGGATGACTCTAACGTGACATAG